Proteins from one Devosia chinhatensis genomic window:
- a CDS encoding sensor histidine kinase: MPDPNAASAPAPVGKFPAAGPKGRGNWFGFPSLRLTTIMPLALSLVVFVVTLTISWLTADLVNRQNTEFVADKAQVFLDATAGHFANSPSLSESAFTDALTSALSFKTVLQEEALAVAWRNADGINVLAIPETATESLRGDLLAALEVGRGSPFVLRDNARGVLTNVYGDGPSLFAISGIFDTSALAAANEAVHQAALGLSLLVALAIAGAAYLLARAAISPLVALANRLAEGGTSNADVLSGQYLSSEILEIETILALRREDEKSRDSIARRLAQQERDQVLARLAATLAHEVRNPLAGIRNAFSTLRRFGHDQSVRDETLDIIEGGLDALQRLTDVTLSTYRRRPGDGIITGSDIADLALIISPQVKQRDLQLRWDIPDNTLIVADADAVRQMLVNLLLNACKASPPGGLVEVSARTEEAGVRIAISDQGSGMPEGVRQHLEAGLAGTLAGSRDLGLWVVHSLADELGATVSVQSTVGRGTVVSVLFLSHSGNEERPENG; the protein is encoded by the coding sequence ATGCCCGATCCGAACGCAGCCTCTGCCCCCGCCCCCGTCGGCAAATTCCCAGCCGCTGGCCCAAAGGGCCGCGGCAATTGGTTCGGGTTTCCGTCCCTGCGCCTGACGACGATCATGCCTCTGGCGCTATCACTGGTCGTGTTCGTGGTGACGCTGACCATTTCCTGGCTCACGGCTGATCTCGTCAATCGACAAAACACCGAATTCGTCGCCGACAAGGCGCAGGTCTTTCTCGATGCAACAGCCGGGCATTTCGCCAATAGCCCCTCGCTGTCCGAAAGCGCCTTCACCGACGCGCTGACGTCTGCCCTGTCCTTTAAGACCGTGCTGCAGGAAGAGGCGCTGGCCGTGGCCTGGCGCAATGCCGACGGCATCAATGTGCTCGCCATTCCCGAGACTGCGACCGAGTCGTTGCGCGGCGACCTCCTCGCGGCTCTGGAGGTCGGGCGCGGCTCACCCTTTGTCCTTCGCGACAATGCGCGGGGGGTTCTGACCAACGTTTATGGAGACGGGCCGAGCCTTTTTGCCATCAGCGGCATTTTCGACACCAGCGCGCTGGCCGCGGCCAACGAAGCTGTGCACCAGGCCGCGCTGGGGTTGAGCCTGCTCGTAGCGCTGGCCATTGCGGGTGCGGCCTATCTTCTGGCCCGGGCCGCGATCTCGCCGCTGGTCGCGCTGGCAAACCGGCTGGCCGAGGGTGGCACCAGCAACGCCGATGTTCTGTCCGGGCAATATCTGAGCTCGGAAATCCTCGAGATCGAGACCATTCTGGCGTTACGCCGAGAGGACGAAAAATCCCGGGACAGCATCGCCCGCCGGCTTGCCCAGCAGGAACGCGATCAGGTTCTGGCCAGGCTCGCGGCCACGCTCGCTCATGAAGTGCGCAACCCGCTGGCCGGCATCCGCAATGCCTTTTCGACCCTGCGCCGCTTCGGCCATGACCAGTCGGTGCGCGATGAAACGCTCGACATCATCGAGGGCGGGCTCGACGCCTTGCAGCGGCTGACAGATGTGACGCTGTCCACATATCGGCGTCGACCCGGAGACGGCATCATCACCGGCAGTGACATCGCAGACCTCGCCCTCATCATCTCCCCGCAGGTCAAGCAAAGGGATCTGCAGCTGCGCTGGGATATTCCCGACAATACCCTCATCGTGGCCGATGCCGACGCCGTACGGCAGATGCTGGTCAATCTCCTTCTCAATGCCTGCAAGGCCAGCCCTCCGGGCGGCCTGGTGGAGGTGAGCGCGCGCACCGAAGAGGCCGGTGTGCGCATCGCGATTAGCGACCAAGGCAGTGGCATGCCCGAAGGGGTGCGCCAGCATCTCGAAGCCGGGCTGGCCGGGACGCTTGCGGGCTCCCGGGACCTCGGCCTCTGGGTCGTGCATTCCCTGGCCGACGAACTGGGGGCCACCGTCTCGGTGCAGAGCACGGTAGGTCGGGGCACCGTGGTCAGCGTGCTGTTCCTCTCACATTCGGGCAATGAAGAAAGGCCGGAGAATGGCTGA
- the mnhG gene encoding monovalent cation/H(+) antiporter subunit G: MTWAMQFLGLLMLALGVGFVIAAAIGVLRFPDALQRMHASTKAGTLGAIFAVLGAMILLGEGTAAIGSMAIVFMLLTVPVAAHLLGRAAYVSGAPLRLIAGRNALLGVLERQDVPLEARTQFVAYSPLSSRRETASVAPEVIADLSEVRLGVMAPDIAPALRRAIAIRNLAKVPLKAIAVIDEAFLQATSDPQRARSKVREKLSLAIEELEATLPKKRSFFTLSYEEGDPLKLIPTGSDRASLLILPSHGWCHHGVDLPTPGATGRPEGLLKLPDHHAGSVLFVHRDTVPRSPTILIEDDGSLEIAEGLDWALRTRIWVAPRLVLINRGGLARRDVFAVIAERHGATLDDRLLDAAPNAPLPAGGADADALVTTTLPSPKRADWYGQSWHDRLAPNWTGDVLVVPSTPKAG, translated from the coding sequence ATGACCTGGGCCATGCAGTTTCTGGGCCTTTTGATGCTGGCCCTGGGCGTCGGCTTCGTCATCGCCGCTGCCATAGGCGTCCTGCGTTTTCCCGATGCGTTGCAACGCATGCATGCCTCCACCAAAGCCGGAACGCTGGGCGCAATCTTCGCGGTGCTCGGCGCCATGATCCTCCTGGGAGAAGGCACCGCCGCCATCGGCAGCATGGCCATTGTCTTCATGCTGCTCACCGTGCCGGTGGCCGCCCATCTGTTGGGCCGGGCAGCCTATGTGTCCGGCGCACCCCTGCGACTGATCGCCGGACGCAATGCGCTCCTCGGCGTCCTTGAACGCCAGGATGTGCCACTCGAAGCGCGGACGCAATTCGTGGCCTATAGCCCCCTCTCATCGCGCCGGGAAACCGCCTCGGTCGCGCCCGAGGTCATTGCCGATCTCAGCGAGGTGCGTCTTGGCGTGATGGCTCCCGACATTGCGCCCGCTCTGCGCCGGGCAATCGCCATCCGCAACCTGGCCAAGGTGCCGCTCAAGGCCATTGCCGTCATCGACGAGGCCTTCCTGCAAGCAACCTCCGATCCGCAGCGGGCCCGTTCGAAAGTGCGCGAAAAGCTGTCTCTGGCTATCGAGGAACTGGAAGCGACGCTGCCCAAGAAGCGATCCTTCTTCACCTTGTCCTATGAGGAAGGTGACCCGCTCAAGCTCATCCCAACGGGCTCGGACCGCGCCTCGCTGCTGATCCTGCCCAGCCACGGCTGGTGCCATCACGGCGTCGACCTGCCGACGCCCGGCGCCACGGGCCGACCGGAAGGGCTGTTGAAACTGCCCGACCATCATGCCGGCAGCGTGCTGTTTGTCCACCGCGACACTGTCCCCAGGAGCCCCACCATCCTGATCGAGGACGATGGCAGCCTGGAGATTGCCGAAGGTCTCGACTGGGCCTTGCGCACCCGTATCTGGGTCGCACCACGCCTCGTGCTGATCAATCGGGGTGGCTTGGCACGGCGGGATGTCTTTGCCGTCATTGCCGAGCGGCATGGCGCTACACTCGATGACCGCCTCCTCGACGCGGCCCCCAATGCGCCACTCCCCGCGGGGGGTGCGGATGCCGATGCGCTTGTGACAACGACGCTGCCAAGCCCCAAGCGGGCGGACTGGTATGGCCAGTCCTGGCATGATCGACTGGCACCGAATTGGACAGGAGATGTGCTGGTCGTTCCGTCGACGCCCAAAGCGGGCTAG
- a CDS encoding Na+/H+ antiporter subunit E, which produces MTDRRTGPMPRLWAALVLAGIFVRELLLSSIIVARTAFARKIDVQPAIVAVPLKLRTRLGVSIVANLVSLTPGTTSLHTSEDGSILYIHALDTLDEEDVIRSIKTSFEKWVLRMEGTP; this is translated from the coding sequence ATGACAGATCGCCGAACAGGTCCGATGCCCCGGCTCTGGGCTGCACTGGTCCTCGCGGGAATATTCGTGCGGGAATTGCTGCTCTCCTCCATCATCGTCGCCCGCACCGCCTTTGCCAGGAAGATCGACGTGCAACCGGCCATCGTGGCGGTGCCGCTGAAGCTGCGGACACGACTGGGGGTCAGCATCGTTGCCAATCTGGTGTCGCTGACGCCGGGCACCACGTCGCTGCATACGAGCGAGGACGGCAGCATCCTCTATATCCACGCCCTCGATACGCTCGACGAGGAAGACGTGATCCGCTCGATCAAGACCAGCTTCGAGAAATGGGTTCTGCGCATGGAGGGAACGCCATGA
- a CDS encoding monovalent cation/H+ antiporter complex subunit F, whose protein sequence is MMGQDGLVTLGSFGLLLVLCAPLVLTFLRMLRGPGIADRFVALDMLTGIAVAMAALTSVVTGRREFLDVAFGVAVFGFVGTCALAAFLERKGGNKQ, encoded by the coding sequence ATGATGGGGCAGGATGGCCTTGTGACGCTGGGCAGCTTTGGATTGCTGCTCGTGCTGTGTGCGCCCCTGGTGCTCACCTTTTTGCGAATGCTGCGTGGTCCCGGGATCGCCGACCGCTTCGTGGCGCTCGACATGTTGACCGGCATTGCCGTGGCCATGGCCGCTCTGACCTCGGTCGTGACCGGGCGGCGTGAATTTCTCGATGTCGCCTTTGGCGTTGCCGTGTTCGGCTTTGTGGGCACCTGCGCGCTGGCCGCCTTTCTCGAACGCAAGGGAGGGAACAAGCAATGA
- a CDS encoding proton-conducting transporter membrane subunit yields the protein MNLLASQALTWPVIIPLAAAALCALAWHRPAIQRGISLLALALMLAASILLLVQVEQNGTQMIAFGGWPVPFGIVFVADRLGAAMALITAILAFSIIVFGFADIRRRQEHAGFHPLYLGMIAAVAGAFLTGDVFNLYVWFEIMLITAMGLLAIDRTRAQLDGTIKYAVLNLLGTLLFLLAVGILYGATGTLNMADLGLVLADAEPSAALGLVAALFLVAFGIKAGYFPLFFWLPASYHTASIVVSAIFAGLITKVGVYASFRVFTLLFSVEDGGVREVVAVMAAGTMLFGVFGAAVQWDIRRILSFHIVSQIGYMMLGLALATPAAMAGAVFYIVHHIIVKANLFLAAGAIYRASGTYDLRRAGGLMASHPLLALLFAVPALSLAGIPPLSGFWAKFMVIDAAFAAEAHWLAGIGLVVGLLTVFSMSKIWVEAFWKAPPVQRKKPRRVPVLMLLPMAGLGLLTLVIGFSPEPFVVYAEAAAAALLDPSSYIDAVLGTALSPESGDAS from the coding sequence ATGAACCTGCTCGCCTCCCAAGCCCTGACCTGGCCGGTCATTATCCCCCTGGCCGCTGCCGCCCTCTGCGCGCTGGCCTGGCATCGCCCGGCGATCCAGCGCGGCATCAGCCTTCTCGCCCTCGCGCTCATGCTCGCAGCGAGCATTCTGCTTCTGGTTCAGGTCGAGCAGAATGGCACGCAGATGATTGCCTTCGGCGGCTGGCCCGTGCCGTTCGGCATTGTCTTCGTCGCCGATCGCCTCGGCGCGGCCATGGCGCTGATCACGGCCATCCTGGCCTTCTCGATCATCGTGTTCGGCTTCGCCGACATCAGGCGCCGGCAGGAACATGCCGGTTTTCATCCGCTTTACCTGGGCATGATCGCGGCTGTCGCCGGCGCGTTCCTCACCGGCGACGTCTTCAATCTCTATGTCTGGTTCGAGATCATGCTGATCACGGCAATGGGCCTTCTGGCCATCGACCGGACCCGCGCCCAGCTCGACGGCACGATCAAATATGCGGTGCTCAACCTGCTTGGCACACTGCTCTTTCTTCTGGCCGTCGGCATCCTTTATGGCGCGACCGGCACGCTCAACATGGCCGATCTCGGGCTTGTGCTGGCCGATGCCGAGCCGTCTGCGGCTTTGGGGCTGGTGGCGGCGCTGTTCCTCGTCGCCTTCGGCATCAAGGCGGGGTATTTCCCGCTCTTCTTCTGGCTGCCGGCCTCCTACCACACGGCTTCCATCGTCGTGTCGGCGATCTTTGCCGGCCTCATCACCAAAGTGGGCGTCTATGCCAGCTTCCGCGTCTTTACCCTGCTGTTCTCGGTCGAGGACGGCGGCGTACGCGAGGTCGTTGCCGTCATGGCCGCCGGCACCATGCTGTTTGGCGTGTTCGGCGCCGCCGTGCAATGGGACATCAGGCGCATCCTCTCGTTCCACATCGTCAGCCAGATCGGCTACATGATGCTGGGGCTGGCGCTGGCGACACCGGCTGCCATGGCGGGCGCGGTGTTCTACATCGTCCACCATATCATCGTGAAAGCCAATCTGTTCCTGGCAGCGGGAGCAATCTACCGCGCCAGCGGGACCTATGACCTGCGCCGGGCCGGCGGACTGATGGCCAGCCATCCACTATTGGCCCTGCTCTTTGCCGTTCCTGCCCTGTCCCTGGCCGGCATCCCCCCGCTTTCCGGCTTCTGGGCCAAGTTCATGGTCATCGACGCAGCCTTCGCCGCTGAAGCGCATTGGCTGGCCGGCATCGGTCTGGTGGTGGGTCTGCTGACCGTCTTTTCCATGTCCAAGATCTGGGTGGAAGCGTTCTGGAAAGCGCCGCCGGTGCAGCGGAAGAAGCCGCGGCGCGTGCCCGTGCTGATGCTGCTGCCCATGGCGGGATTGGGGCTTTTGACCCTCGTCATCGGCTTTTCGCCAGAACCCTTCGTCGTTTACGCCGAGGCAGCGGCCGCGGCGCTGCTCGACCCGTCAAGTTACATCGATGCCGTGCTGGGTACGGCCCTTTCCCCCGAAAGCGGAGATGCGTCATGA
- a CDS encoding sigma-54-dependent transcriptional regulator — MADKPLIAIVEDDPVLGRSLRQRFLLEGFRVSWFTTIAEARGALSGHAADLVLSDIRLPDGNGGALMAELFDAYGVVPTLFMTAFADLEDAVRLIKRGARDYVEKPFDIDALVDKVRFILGESLREDTDPFASFGLSPATLDIRRTLDRVADLDVPVLIQGETGTGKDVAARYLHASGARASKPFVALNCASIPESLFDDALFGHEKGAFTGAVARQPGLVEQAGDGTLFLDEVAEIGPVLQAKLLRLIEMREFRRLGGTETLTTPARFVFATNADLPKAVAQGAFREDLFFRINVVTLDMPPLRSRPAEIEPLVRYQLNKTARRMGRTVPELDADVLALALSDKWRGNVRELVNRVERAVALGEEGRVRMRDFWPDRIAHAVENLAPPESDLSLSLVRERAEASHIRAVLQQAGGRVQDAARLMGVSRTTLWEKMRRYGIESADDGK, encoded by the coding sequence ATGGCTGACAAGCCCCTTATTGCCATTGTGGAAGATGATCCGGTTCTCGGTCGATCGCTGCGGCAGCGCTTCCTGCTCGAGGGCTTTCGCGTCAGCTGGTTCACCACCATCGCCGAGGCGCGGGGCGCCCTTTCGGGCCATGCCGCCGACCTCGTCCTGTCCGATATCAGGTTGCCTGATGGCAATGGCGGCGCGCTGATGGCGGAGCTGTTCGATGCCTATGGCGTCGTGCCGACCCTTTTCATGACGGCCTTTGCCGATCTCGAGGATGCCGTTCGACTGATCAAGCGCGGCGCTCGGGATTATGTCGAAAAGCCCTTCGATATCGATGCCCTGGTCGACAAGGTACGCTTCATTCTCGGTGAGAGCCTACGCGAAGACACCGACCCCTTTGCCAGTTTCGGTCTTTCCCCGGCGACGCTGGACATCCGGCGCACGCTCGACCGGGTGGCGGACCTTGACGTGCCGGTGCTGATCCAGGGCGAAACGGGGACCGGCAAGGACGTTGCGGCGCGCTATCTCCATGCCAGCGGCGCGCGAGCCAGCAAGCCTTTTGTGGCGCTCAATTGTGCCAGCATCCCCGAAAGCCTTTTCGACGATGCGCTGTTCGGCCACGAAAAAGGCGCCTTTACGGGGGCCGTCGCCCGCCAGCCGGGCCTCGTCGAGCAAGCGGGCGACGGAACGCTCTTCCTCGACGAAGTGGCCGAGATCGGCCCGGTGCTTCAGGCCAAGCTCCTGCGTCTCATTGAGATGCGCGAATTCCGGCGCCTGGGTGGTACGGAGACGCTCACCACCCCGGCCCGCTTCGTTTTTGCCACGAATGCCGATCTTCCCAAGGCCGTGGCGCAGGGCGCCTTTCGCGAGGACCTGTTTTTCCGGATCAATGTCGTGACGCTCGACATGCCGCCGCTGCGCTCGCGCCCTGCCGAAATCGAGCCTTTGGTCCGCTACCAGCTGAACAAGACAGCGCGTCGCATGGGACGCACGGTGCCAGAACTGGACGCCGATGTTCTGGCCCTGGCGCTGAGCGACAAGTGGCGCGGCAATGTCCGCGAACTGGTCAACCGGGTGGAGCGGGCGGTCGCCCTGGGCGAGGAGGGCCGCGTGCGCATGCGCGACTTCTGGCCGGACCGCATCGCCCATGCGGTAGAAAATCTTGCGCCGCCAGAGAGCGATCTCAGTCTCAGCCTCGTGCGGGAGCGAGCCGAAGCCAGCCATATCAGAGCTGTTTTGCAGCAAGCCGGCGGGCGGGTGCAGGACGCCGCCCGGCTGATGGGCGTCTCCCGCACCACTTTATGGGAAAAAATGCGCCGCTACGGCATCGAAAGTGCTGACGATGGCAAGTGA